A segment of the Parasynechococcus marenigrum WH 8102 genome:
GCGCCAGGCTGTGCCCCTGCTGCGTCCTGAGCGTGCCCTGGTGGGGACCGGTCTCGAGACCCAGGTGGCCCGTGACTCCGGCATGGTGCCGATCTCAAGGGTCAACGGCACCGTGATTTTCGTGGATGCCACCGCCATCGTCGTTCAAGACGAGGACGGCCAGGAGCACACCCATTACCTGCAGAAATATCAGCGCTCCAACCAGGACACCTGCCTCAACCACCGTCCGATCGTTCGTTGCGGCGATCAGGTGATCGTTGGTCAGGTGATGGCGGATGGCTCCGCCTGCGAGGGCGGTGAAATCGCCCTGGGTCAGAACGTGCTGATCGCTTACATGCCCTGGGAGGGTTACAACTTCGAGGACGCCTTGCTGGTGAGCGAGCGTTTGGTCACGGACGACCTCTACACCTCGGTGCACATCGAGAAGTACGAGATCGAAGCCCGTCAGACCAAGCTCGGACCGGAGGAGATCACCCGCGAGATCCCCAACGTCGCTGAGGAGAGTCTCGGCAACCTTGACGAGATGGGCATCATCCGCGTCGGTGCCTTCGTTGAGAGCGGCGACATCCTGGTGGGCAAGGTCACGCCGAAAGGCGAGTCGGACCAGCCGCCGGAAGAGAAGCTGCTGCGGGCGATCTTCGGTGAGAAGGCCCGCGACGTTCGCGACAACTCCCTGCGGGTGCCCGGTACCGAGCGTGGACGTGTGGTCGACGTACGGATCTACACCCGTGAGCAGGGGGATGAACTGCCTCCCGGCGCCAACATGGTGGTGCGGGTCTATGTGGCGCAGCGCCGCAAGATCCAGGTGGGCGACAAGATGGCCGGGCGCCACGGCAACAAGGGCATCATTAGCCGCATCCTTCCCCGGGAGGACATGCCCTACTTGCCGGACGGCACCCCCGTTGACATCTGCCTCAACCCTCTGGGTGTTCCGAGTCGGATGAATGTCGGTCAGGTGTTCGAGCTGCTGATGGGCTGGGCTGCATCCAACTTGGATTCCCGGGTCCGGATCGTGCCGTTTGACGAAATGCATGGTGCCGAGATGTCGCAGGAAACCTGCGAAGCCTTTCTCAAAGAAGCGGCCAAGCAACCAGGTAAGGCCTGGGTGTACAACCCCGACGACCCCGGCAAGCTGGTGCTGCGTGACGGCCGGACAGGTCAGCCCTTCGACCAGCCTGTGGCCGTGGGCTATTCACACTTCCTCAAGTTGGTGCACCTGGTGGATGACAAGATCCACGCCCGCTCCACCGGTCCCTACTCCCTGGTCACTCAGCAGCCCCTGGGTGGTAAGGCTCAGCAGGGCGGTCAACGTCTTGGTGAGATGGAAGTGTGGGCTCTCGAGGCCTATGGCGCTGCCTACACCCTTCAGGAACTGCTCACCGTCAAGTCCGACGACATGCAGGGTCGCAACGAGGCGCTCAACGCCATCGTCAAGGGCAAGCCGATCCCCCGCCCCGGCACGCCGGAATCCTTCAAGGTGCTGATGCGCGAACTCCAGTCCCTGGGTCTCGACATCGCGGTGTACACCGATGAAGGCAAGGAGGTGGATCTGATGCAGGACGTGAACCCACGCCGCAGCACTCCAAGCCGTCCCACCTACGAATCCCTCGGCGTCGCGGATTACGACGAGGACTGACGGACCGAACGGATCAAAACGACTGACACCCCTTCCTCCAACCGCCGTCCATGACCAACAGCAACCTCCGCACCGAGAACCACTTCGACTATGTCAAGATCACCCTTGCATCACCCGAACGGGTGATGGAGTGGGGCCAACGCACCCTGCCCAATGGTCAGGTGGTTGGTGAGGTCACCAAACCGGAGACCATCAACTACCGGACCTTGAAGCCCGAGATGGACGGGCTGTTCTGCGAAAAGATCTTTGGTCCCTCCAAGGACTGGGAATGCCACTGCGGCAAGTACAAGCGCGTGCGTCACCGCGGCATTGTCTGTGAGCGCTGTGGTGTGGAGGTCACCGAGAGCCGGGTGCGTCGTCACCGGATGGGTTTCATCAAGCTGGCAGCACCGGTCTCTCACGTTTGGTACCTGAAGGGTATTCCCAGCTATGTGGCCATCCTTTTGGACATGCCCCTGCGGGATGTGGAGCAGATCGTTTACTTCAACTGCTATGTGGTGCTGGATCCCGGCGACCACAAAGAGCTGAAGTACAAACAGCTGCTCACCGAGGACGAGTGGCTGGAGATCGAAGACGAGATCTATGCCGAGGAATCGGAGATCGAGAACGAGCCTGTGGTGGGCATCGGTGCTGAGGCGCTCAAGCAACTGCTCGAAGACCTCAATCTGGAGGAAGTGGCTGAGCAGCTGCGTGAGGAGATCAACGGCAGCAAGGGCCAGAAGCGGGCCAAGCTGATCAAGCGTCTGCGAGTCATCGATAACTTCGTGGCCACCAGTGCTCGTCCTGAGTGGATGGTGCTGGATGTGATTCCGGTGATCCCGCCGGATCTCCGCCCGATGGTGCAGCTGGATGGTGGTCGTTTCGCCACCAGTGATCTCAACGATCTCTACCGGCGGGTGATCAACCGCAACAACCGTCTGGCCAGGCTTCAGGAAATCCTGGCCCCCGAAATTATCGTCCGCAACGAGAAGCGGATGCTGCAGGAGGCCGTCGACGCCTTGATCGACAACGGTCGTCGCGGTCGCACCGTCGTCGGCGCCAACAACCGTCCGCTGAAATCACTTAGCGACATCATCGAGGGCAAACAGGGTCGCTTCCGTCAGAACCTGCTGGGCAAACGGGTCGACTACTCCGGTCGTTCCGTGATCGTGGTGGGTCCAAAGCTGAAAATGCATCAGTGCGGCCTGCCGAAGGAGATGGCGATCGAGCTGTTCCAGCCCTTCGTGATCCATCGCCTG
Coding sequences within it:
- the rpoC1 gene encoding DNA-directed RNA polymerase subunit gamma — protein: MTNSNLRTENHFDYVKITLASPERVMEWGQRTLPNGQVVGEVTKPETINYRTLKPEMDGLFCEKIFGPSKDWECHCGKYKRVRHRGIVCERCGVEVTESRVRRHRMGFIKLAAPVSHVWYLKGIPSYVAILLDMPLRDVEQIVYFNCYVVLDPGDHKELKYKQLLTEDEWLEIEDEIYAEESEIENEPVVGIGAEALKQLLEDLNLEEVAEQLREEINGSKGQKRAKLIKRLRVIDNFVATSARPEWMVLDVIPVIPPDLRPMVQLDGGRFATSDLNDLYRRVINRNNRLARLQEILAPEIIVRNEKRMLQEAVDALIDNGRRGRTVVGANNRPLKSLSDIIEGKQGRFRQNLLGKRVDYSGRSVIVVGPKLKMHQCGLPKEMAIELFQPFVIHRLIRQNIVNNIKAAKKLIQRADDEVMQVLQEVIDGHPIMLNRAPTLHRLGIQAFEPKLVDGRAIQLHPLVCPAFNADFDGDQMAVHVPLAIEAQTEARMLMLASNNILSPATGEPIVTPSQDMVLGSYYLTALQPGAEQPEFGDRSRTYSSLEDVIHAFEDTRIGLHDWVWVRFNGEVEDNDELDEPIKSETLSDGTRIEQWTYRRDRFDEDGALISRYILTTTGRVVMNHTIIGAVAAA